The following coding sequences are from one Culex quinquefasciatus strain JHB chromosome 1, VPISU_Cqui_1.0_pri_paternal, whole genome shotgun sequence window:
- the LOC6042726 gene encoding uncharacterized protein LOC6042726, with the protein MEAFINEMVQPRVLDLIVLILPKWKLLVYILLMNITIFSPLYFFNVILIGRPDLQLICPSVLLFGFNQIHRALFVRHNLNNTRSMLTGGCILSAAITTSGLVSMLTNDRGTVLTVVLLYSLVGGYGYHLVFSKMWKILAKIFNAKKEMFVIKFLHSFGQSVTPLLLLALFHCPWTDYIYGALLVLFGGLLLNLIPVTILIENEKNFLKLDQDSCIKHTAKGKESFYADVTKSYCAVAVVESEQPNSPAMPEPAMSWKNPAKCSRDEYVPVTFGCEDDFDDDGVDRDGKYFNADGVEILEMIVEEDEENMAEYEAEDTAGEQQPPGSKTGSGGKDHWFILNRLCTGLGKYYHSIRMRQNFNGRLLKSLRFALRDLKFYSCLLLKSTDLCVFLLFLTLLPRFMQFHYQFRGNPRRMVLLAVVIISASWAMCAMLLLWCDLKFRKQQDKLLIFSILFKVFGYFCVYSTRSSFWTVSGCVLIGVGHSIACSYQEFVIKRKFTASQWSLVKGALCLVGGLLVVVIASLINVAYVYCKIDNVLLVVLLLYCFSGSVWLACNFRIIFR; encoded by the exons ATCACCATCTTCTCACCGCTGTACTTCTTCAACGTGATCCTGATCGGCCGGCCCGACCTGCAGCTCATCTGCCCGTCCGTCCTGCTGTTCGGCTTCAACCAGATCCACCGGGCGCTCTTCGTGCGCCACAACCTCAACAACACACGCTCGATGCTGACCGGCGGTTGCATCCTGAGCGCGGCGATCACAACCAGCGGACTCGTCAGTATGCTGACGAACGATCGCGGGACGGTGCTCACCGTGGTGCTGCTGTACAGTCTCGTTGGGG GCTATGGCTACCATTTGGTGTTTTCCAAAATGTGGAAGATCCTCGCGAAGATCTTCAACGCCAAGAAGGAGATGTTCGTCATCAAGTTTCTGCACTCGTTCGGACAGTCCGTAACGCCACTGCTTCTGCTAGCGCTGTTCCACTGCCCGTGGACCGATTACATCTACGGAGCGCTGCTGGTTCTATTTGGAGGTTTGCTACTCAACCTGATCCCCGTTACCATCCTGATCGAAAACGAGAAGAACTTTCTCAAGCTCGATCAGGACTCGTGCATCAAACACACCGCCAAGGGGAAGGAATCTTTTTATGCCGATGTCACCAAGAGTTACTGTGCTGTAGCGGTGGTAGAATCAGAACAGCCCAACTCGCCAGCAATGCCTGAACCCGCGATGAGTTGGAAGAATCCGGCAAAGTGCAGCCGCGATGAATACGTCCCGGTGACGTTTGGCTGCGAAGACGACTTTGACGACGATGGGGTAGATCGCGACGGTAAGTATTTCAACGCGGACGGCGTCGAGATCCTGGAGATGATCGTCGAGGAGGACGAGGAGAATATGGCGGAGTACGAAGCGGAAGATACGGCTGGAGAGCAACAACCACCCGGCAGTAAGACTGGCAGCGGCGGAAAGGATCACTGGTTCATCCTGAATCGGCTGTGCACCGGGCTGGGCAAGTACTACCATAGCATCCGCATGCGACAGAACTTTAACGGCAGGTTGTTGAAATCGCTGCGCTTTGCACTTCGGGATCTCAAGTTCTACAGCTGCCTGCTGCTCAAATCCACCGACCTGTGCGTCTTCCTGCTGTTTCTTACGCTGCTGCCCCGATTCATGCAGTTCCACTACCAGTTCAGGGGGAATCCCCGCCGGATGGTGCTGCTCGCCGTGGTCATTATCTCAGCGTCCTGGGCCATGTGCGCGATGCTGCTGCTGTGGTGTGACCTCAAGTTCCGCAAGCAGCAGGACAAGTTGCTCATCTTCAGTATCCTGTTCAAGGTGTTTGGGTACTTTTGTGTGTACTCTACGCGGTCCAGCTTCTGGACGGTGAGCGGGTGCGTGCTCATCGGGGTGGGCCACTCGATTGCCTGTTCGTACCAGGAGTTTGTCATCAAGCGGAAGTTCACCGCCAGCCAGTGGAGTTTGGTGAAGGGAGCGCTCTGTCTGGTGGGCGGGCTGCTCGTCGTAGTGATAGCTAGTTTGATTAACGTTGCGTACGTGTACTGTAAGATAGACAACGTGTTACTCGTAGTGCTGCTGCTGTACTGTTTCAGTGGAAGCGTTTGGTTGGCGTGCAATTTTAGGATTATTTTTCGATAG